One region of Jonesiaceae bacterium BS-20 genomic DNA includes:
- a CDS encoding aldo/keto reductase, with the protein MSLIPTFSAHNGYTLDQVGFGTYLLNGQAGVDTMVSAAKAGYRLFDSAVNYENEGALGRAVARVVAEGVATRDQLEIVSKLPGRHHTFKQALYTIEESLYRTLLDAYDLYLIHWPNPLEDKYVEAWTALIEAQKRGYVKQIGVCNFLPVHLDRLKDETGVVPVVNQVELHPYFPQLEQLAYDREHGIITQAWSPLGRANKVLQEPVIVEIAQRHGKSVAQVILRWATQLGAMPIPKSTLPARQAENIALFDFELEPQEISAISGLGRPDGRSKAQDPSIHQEF; encoded by the coding sequence ATGTCTTTGATTCCAACGTTTTCAGCTCATAATGGGTACACCCTTGACCAGGTAGGTTTTGGAACCTACCTGCTGAATGGCCAAGCGGGAGTGGACACAATGGTGTCTGCAGCGAAGGCCGGGTACCGCTTGTTTGACTCCGCGGTGAACTACGAAAATGAGGGGGCACTGGGACGCGCCGTGGCGCGCGTAGTCGCGGAAGGTGTGGCCACCAGAGACCAATTAGAGATCGTTTCGAAACTTCCCGGTCGCCACCATACCTTTAAACAGGCGCTGTACACCATTGAGGAATCGCTGTACCGGACATTGCTGGATGCCTACGATCTGTACCTCATTCACTGGCCTAACCCACTCGAGGACAAGTACGTTGAAGCGTGGACGGCCCTAATTGAGGCGCAAAAGCGCGGGTACGTGAAGCAAATTGGGGTGTGTAATTTCTTGCCCGTCCACCTCGACCGACTCAAGGATGAGACCGGTGTGGTTCCGGTGGTGAATCAGGTGGAACTGCACCCGTACTTCCCGCAGTTGGAACAGCTAGCCTATGACCGTGAGCATGGGATTATCACTCAGGCGTGGAGCCCGTTGGGGCGCGCGAACAAGGTTTTGCAGGAGCCGGTGATCGTTGAAATTGCGCAGCGCCACGGCAAATCCGTTGCTCAGGTGATATTGCGTTGGGCTACGCAATTGGGCGCTATGCCCATACCTAAGTCGACTTTGCCCGCTAGGCAAGCAGAGAATATTGCACTGTTTGACTTTGAGTTGGAGCCGCAGGAGATATCCGCGATCTCAGGTTTGGGCAGGCCGGATGGCCGTTCGAAGGCACAGGACCCGTCAATTCACCAAGAGTTCTAA
- a CDS encoding methionine ABC transporter ATP-binding protein, translated as MSAAAAAIVEFKDAEKHFITPTGNVAAVDGVTLSIKQGEIFGVIGYSGAGKSTLVRMINALEPATGGQVLIGGQDLATLGETELRKMRLEIGMIFQQFNLLQSRTVAKNVAYPLEVAGMPKAERQKRVKELLKFVGLADKYRAYPSQLSGGQKQRVGIARALATNPKILLADESTSALDPETTGDVLELLDRVNKELGVTVVVITHEMEVVKQICDRVAVMERGKVVESGGVYKVFSHPKHRATRRFVATAIKDKPDAKVLERLRARHTERLITVFVHEDGGDGRRITDVLHDHQVRGGIIYGGISEVKLRPFGSLTWGLEGSEENIAAAIAELAAYTHVVDLGTTANPIDGFGYAADAAALEAERAQEEHELEQAGRKGLARLFGGAK; from the coding sequence ATGAGCGCAGCAGCCGCAGCAATTGTGGAATTTAAAGACGCTGAGAAACACTTCATCACCCCAACCGGCAATGTTGCTGCCGTTGATGGGGTGACCTTGTCAATCAAGCAGGGCGAGATCTTTGGGGTCATCGGATACTCCGGGGCGGGTAAGTCCACCCTGGTGCGCATGATCAACGCCCTTGAGCCCGCGACCGGTGGGCAAGTACTCATCGGTGGACAGGACCTGGCCACACTTGGCGAGACCGAGCTCCGCAAGATGCGCCTCGAAATTGGCATGATCTTCCAACAGTTCAACCTGTTGCAGTCTCGCACCGTAGCCAAGAACGTCGCCTACCCGCTTGAAGTTGCGGGTATGCCAAAGGCCGAGCGTCAAAAGCGTGTGAAGGAACTGCTGAAGTTTGTTGGGCTCGCAGACAAGTACCGCGCCTACCCTTCGCAACTTTCCGGTGGGCAAAAGCAGCGCGTTGGCATTGCCCGTGCGCTGGCTACCAACCCCAAGATTCTCCTTGCCGACGAGTCCACCTCTGCTCTTGACCCGGAAACTACCGGCGACGTGCTTGAGCTGTTGGACCGCGTGAACAAAGAACTGGGTGTCACGGTCGTTGTGATCACCCACGAGATGGAAGTGGTCAAGCAAATCTGTGACCGCGTTGCAGTCATGGAACGCGGAAAGGTGGTCGAATCCGGTGGCGTATACAAGGTGTTTTCGCATCCAAAACACCGCGCTACCCGACGCTTTGTAGCCACCGCCATTAAAGATAAGCCCGATGCCAAGGTCCTTGAGCGCCTACGCGCACGGCACACCGAGCGGTTGATTACCGTCTTTGTGCACGAGGATGGGGGCGACGGCCGCCGGATCACTGACGTGTTGCACGACCACCAGGTCCGTGGCGGAATCATCTATGGCGGAATTTCTGAGGTTAAGTTGCGTCCGTTTGGCTCGCTCACCTGGGGACTTGAGGGCAGCGAGGAGAACATTGCCGCCGCGATTGCTGAACTCGCCGCATACACCCACGTTGTTGACCTAGGCACTACCGCTAACCCGATTGATGGATTTGGTTACGCTGCCGATGCCGCTGCACTTGAGGCGGAACGAGCACAAGAAGAACATGAACTAGAACAAGCTGGCCGTAAAGGTCTAGCGCGATTGTTCGGAGGCGCCAAGTGA
- a CDS encoding DNA polymerase III subunit gamma and tau, protein MSQALYRRYRPDNFAQMIGQEQVTAPLMQALRSNRVNHAYLFSGPRGCGKTTSARILARILNCHENTPENPTDTPCEVCPSCVELARGGSGSLDVVEIDAASHGGVEDARELRERATFSPSRDRFKIFILDEAHMVTAQGFNALLKIVEEPPSYLKFIFATTEPDKVIGTIRSRTHHYPFKLVGPAAMQGYLEQLCTAENIAVGSGVLPLVVRAGGGSVRDTLSVLDQLMAGSGQEGLEYDRAVGLLGFTPVTLLDDVVEALAARDGASMFRVVEQIISTGHEPRRFVEDLLERLRDLVVISLSGDNAQSVLNAIPQDQFARMSVQAANLGASELSRSADVVNDALSSMTGATSPRLHLELLCARLLLPAADASIGGLGARIDGLERAVASGGVAIAAAGSSAATAATGAQGTPAGEPNAFSEPRKSLRPESTRTPAKRPESTRVQRPAVVSAEPAVSVPAAQSAPAPQSAPAQTAPVAAAPTAVPVASPLDPEAAAAAAAAALAASLPVTAKPVTLTPPVAAVPATAAPAPVDSVTAVPVPATPSPAPAADGWPAVVVPGAATPAAQTPVAQDALPTTIAEPVQPAVSTQPVAPAQSASPVQPAATTQPVSPAQSASPVQPAATAQPVSPAQPAVSAQATQTPETQAPATAQSVPASVGNTNDVQTEALRRRWPEVLEALSGMRRATWTLVDQHAQIAGLTADSLILAFPSPGLVRTFENMQGPQLTQSAVSQTLGFEVRVVGQVGSAIPTAPATPPAPVAPPAPVVPATPPVSAPVSAPINPVVPAEPVSPAATPVAAPMAVATPATPATPATPATQQTSVTAEPVIEPAAPVSPEPVAHLQADPASVVAPVVEEPTPVPEPVRTTSFITEPDPFGDDPFAVGEPDPFAGETDPFAAQAQAIAEPQASESPVSAPEAAPSMPINMFGAAAAALAQTQRVESAVDTQLGQIVAPVVAQMRGNAGQSVDGDTAVATGTPVNAESAAAAPIQVAPWEESPRQIAERQAAQRELEEAQRVKVIDDPQPDDEDLESSNLVGVPLIKQKLGGVVIEEVTDDPY, encoded by the coding sequence GTGAGCCAAGCACTGTATCGCCGGTACCGCCCTGATAACTTCGCCCAGATGATCGGTCAGGAGCAGGTGACTGCGCCGCTAATGCAAGCGTTGCGGTCAAACCGGGTTAACCACGCCTACCTGTTTTCAGGCCCGCGCGGATGTGGAAAAACCACGTCGGCGCGTATTTTGGCGCGCATTCTTAACTGTCATGAAAACACGCCGGAGAACCCCACGGATACTCCGTGCGAGGTTTGCCCGTCATGCGTTGAACTGGCGCGCGGTGGCTCCGGCTCGCTTGACGTAGTTGAGATCGATGCGGCCAGCCACGGTGGTGTTGAGGACGCACGCGAGCTGCGAGAACGTGCGACGTTTAGCCCCTCGCGTGACCGGTTCAAGATCTTTATCTTGGATGAGGCCCACATGGTCACGGCCCAGGGCTTTAATGCGTTGCTCAAGATTGTTGAAGAGCCGCCCTCATATTTGAAGTTTATTTTTGCTACGACCGAGCCGGATAAGGTCATTGGCACTATCCGCTCGCGTACTCACCACTACCCGTTCAAATTGGTTGGGCCTGCCGCGATGCAGGGCTACCTTGAGCAACTGTGCACCGCGGAGAACATTGCGGTGGGTTCGGGTGTGCTCCCACTCGTAGTACGTGCCGGCGGCGGGTCAGTGCGTGACACCCTGTCGGTTCTAGATCAGCTGATGGCCGGGTCGGGGCAAGAGGGCCTCGAGTATGACCGGGCCGTTGGACTCCTAGGCTTCACCCCCGTCACCCTGTTGGATGACGTGGTCGAGGCATTGGCCGCACGCGACGGAGCAAGCATGTTCCGCGTGGTTGAGCAGATCATCTCAACCGGTCATGAGCCGCGCCGGTTCGTTGAGGACCTCCTTGAACGTCTGCGCGACCTCGTAGTCATTTCTCTGTCTGGGGATAACGCCCAGAGCGTTTTGAACGCGATTCCTCAGGACCAGTTTGCGCGGATGTCCGTGCAGGCCGCAAACCTTGGCGCCAGCGAACTCTCGCGCTCGGCCGATGTTGTGAACGACGCCTTGAGTTCCATGACCGGTGCTACCTCACCGCGTCTGCACCTTGAACTGCTGTGTGCCCGCCTGCTGTTACCTGCTGCCGATGCCTCTATTGGCGGACTTGGCGCACGTATTGATGGGCTTGAACGTGCGGTGGCATCGGGTGGCGTAGCGATCGCTGCCGCCGGCTCGAGTGCCGCTACAGCAGCTACGGGCGCACAAGGCACACCGGCTGGGGAGCCAAACGCATTTTCAGAGCCGCGCAAATCCCTGCGTCCGGAATCTACGAGGACTCCAGCCAAACGACCCGAGTCCACCCGCGTGCAAAGGCCCGCGGTTGTCTCCGCGGAACCAGCTGTCTCGGTTCCGGCAGCCCAATCCGCTCCAGCACCCCAATCTGCTCCAGCCCAAACCGCACCTGTAGCCGCAGCTCCAACGGCTGTTCCCGTGGCATCCCCATTGGACCCTGAAGCAGCCGCGGCTGCCGCCGCGGCAGCACTGGCAGCTTCGCTTCCAGTTACCGCCAAACCCGTGACTCTGACACCGCCTGTCGCGGCAGTTCCGGCAACGGCAGCGCCAGCCCCTGTTGATTCAGTGACAGCTGTGCCAGTGCCTGCCACGCCTAGTCCGGCTCCCGCCGCGGACGGTTGGCCTGCTGTAGTTGTGCCGGGTGCGGCAACACCTGCAGCCCAGACTCCTGTAGCCCAAGATGCGTTGCCAACCACGATTGCAGAACCTGTGCAACCGGCGGTATCTACTCAACCGGTGGCCCCTGCCCAATCTGCCAGCCCTGTTCAACCGGCGGCAACTACTCAGCCAGTAAGCCCTGCCCAATCTGCCAGCCCTGTTCAACCGGCGGCAACTGCTCAGCCAGTAAGCCCTGCCCAGCCAGCGGTCTCTGCACAGGCGACTCAGACACCGGAAACTCAGGCACCGGCAACCGCCCAATCGGTGCCAGCATCTGTGGGGAATACCAACGATGTGCAAACTGAAGCGCTACGACGCCGCTGGCCAGAAGTCTTGGAAGCGCTCAGCGGCATGCGTCGCGCTACCTGGACACTTGTTGATCAGCACGCACAGATTGCCGGGCTGACGGCAGACTCCCTAATACTTGCCTTCCCATCACCCGGGTTGGTGCGAACCTTTGAAAATATGCAGGGCCCGCAGCTAACGCAAAGCGCTGTCTCCCAGACCCTTGGGTTTGAAGTGCGCGTGGTTGGCCAGGTTGGGTCTGCGATACCAACAGCGCCTGCGACACCACCCGCTCCCGTAGCCCCGCCGGCTCCTGTGGTCCCAGCAACGCCACCGGTTTCAGCACCGGTTTCAGCACCGATCAATCCGGTCGTTCCCGCGGAACCAGTTTCGCCCGCGGCGACTCCCGTTGCGGCTCCAATGGCAGTTGCAACTCCTGCAACTCCTGCAACTCCTGCAACTCCTGCGACGCAGCAAACTTCTGTAACTGCTGAACCGGTGATAGAACCAGCAGCCCCAGTTTCTCCTGAACCTGTTGCACACCTGCAGGCGGACCCAGCGTCCGTGGTTGCCCCCGTTGTTGAGGAACCAACACCGGTACCGGAGCCCGTGAGGACTACGTCATTTATCACTGAACCGGATCCTTTTGGGGATGACCCATTTGCGGTTGGAGAACCGGATCCATTCGCTGGGGAAACCGACCCATTTGCCGCGCAAGCTCAAGCGATTGCTGAACCGCAGGCATCGGAAAGTCCTGTTTCAGCGCCGGAAGCAGCTCCGAGCATGCCTATCAACATGTTTGGTGCGGCCGCGGCTGCGCTTGCTCAAACACAGCGGGTTGAATCTGCCGTTGACACCCAACTTGGCCAGATTGTGGCCCCGGTGGTTGCGCAGATGCGCGGCAACGCCGGGCAATCGGTAGACGGTGACACCGCTGTGGCAACCGGTACGCCTGTCAACGCAGAATCCGCGGCAGCGGCCCCAATCCAGGTCGCGCCGTGGGAGGAAAGCCCCCGCCAAATTGCTGAGCGTCAGGCTGCCCAGCGGGAGCTGGAAGAAGCGCAACGAGTCAAGGTTATTGATGACCCACAACCGGATGATGAGGACCTAGAGTCTTCAAACTTAGTTGGGGTACCCTTGATCAAACAAAAACTCGGCGGAGTAGTCATTGAAGAGGTAACCGACGACCCGTACTAG
- a CDS encoding phosphotransferase: protein MESLTKNHQTRQIIDALTARAYGQEQVSGAPAAVRELGFGWFNAVYRVTLADGSKKVLKIAPAPEVPVLSHERGAIFTERLAIELIRDHTEVPAVPIEFFDASLELCNAPYFFMPFIPADDPGELGDRATPDEKVVFQEQVGVLNRQLNEIIGPGFGPLRDPRFPTWGQAFAAMFNNTLADGRARNVELGWEYAEFERILARYLPYLDEVTVPRFVELDMWTKAVLFRDGKPVAHIDHERAIYGDPIMEAGFTGLHFPGFSDASAFMRGYGIAGLTVAQGKRRLLYTLHLALIMAIEATYRGFDDPEHQAMVHANLRRAMELIANQNALVSESTEGAPNNENVESTVG from the coding sequence ATGGAAAGCCTCACAAAGAACCACCAGACTCGCCAAATCATTGACGCGCTGACAGCCCGGGCTTACGGCCAAGAACAAGTATCCGGTGCCCCGGCTGCGGTGCGCGAGCTAGGGTTCGGCTGGTTCAATGCGGTTTATCGGGTCACGCTGGCGGATGGCAGCAAGAAAGTGTTAAAAATTGCGCCCGCCCCGGAAGTCCCGGTCCTGTCTCATGAGCGCGGCGCGATTTTCACTGAGCGGCTGGCGATTGAACTTATTCGGGATCATACGGAAGTGCCTGCAGTTCCAATCGAGTTTTTCGATGCCTCACTTGAGCTGTGTAATGCTCCCTACTTTTTCATGCCCTTTATTCCCGCCGATGATCCTGGCGAGTTAGGGGACCGCGCAACGCCTGATGAAAAGGTGGTTTTTCAGGAACAGGTGGGTGTGCTTAACCGCCAACTCAATGAAATTATCGGACCGGGGTTTGGCCCGTTGCGAGATCCGCGGTTTCCTACTTGGGGGCAGGCTTTTGCCGCAATGTTCAATAACACCCTGGCCGATGGGCGCGCCAGAAATGTGGAGTTGGGCTGGGAATACGCAGAGTTCGAACGGATCTTGGCGCGATATTTGCCATACCTCGATGAGGTTACTGTGCCACGTTTTGTAGAGCTAGATATGTGGACCAAGGCTGTACTTTTCCGGGATGGAAAACCGGTCGCGCATATCGACCATGAGCGCGCAATTTACGGGGACCCAATCATGGAAGCAGGTTTTACGGGACTGCATTTTCCAGGATTTTCCGATGCCTCAGCTTTTATGCGTGGTTATGGGATCGCTGGGTTGACGGTGGCGCAAGGTAAAAGACGACTGCTATACACCCTGCACCTTGCATTAATCATGGCCATTGAAGCTACGTACCGAGGTTTCGATGATCCGGAGCATCAGGCTATGGTGCACGCAAACCTGCGTCGTGCAATGGAACTGATTGCAAATCAGAACGCTTTGGTCAGCGAAAGTACTGAAGGTGCCCCCAACAATGAGAATGTTGAGAGCACCGTCGGCTGA
- a CDS encoding MetQ/NlpA family ABC transporter substrate-binding protein, with protein sequence MSRKNIFKSLTALAATAVLTFSLAACGSSDDALKPAEGTEKDPIKIGVVGAEDYWPVFVEEAKKEGLFVEIVDLGGYDVPNKALAEGEIDVNQFQHLLFLAGYNEETGGNLAPFAATAVYPLGVYSQKHESIETITGGKIAIPNDPTNLSRALLVLQDAGLVELKDGGTAFSTELDVLDTSKVEVVPVEAAQTIISLPDVEAAVVNNDFLADAGLDATDAIYADKADSEGARPYINIWVARDADKGNANFAKLVEVYKSDAVQEGVLAASGGTAEIANQSGAELEGFLKDIQEDIKNSK encoded by the coding sequence ATGTCTCGCAAGAACATCTTTAAGTCCCTCACTGCCTTGGCAGCTACCGCAGTACTTACCTTTTCCCTCGCTGCTTGCGGTTCATCAGATGATGCACTCAAGCCGGCTGAAGGTACTGAAAAGGACCCAATCAAGATCGGTGTAGTTGGCGCTGAGGACTACTGGCCAGTCTTCGTTGAAGAAGCAAAGAAGGAAGGCCTGTTTGTTGAGATCGTTGACCTAGGCGGGTACGACGTTCCAAATAAGGCTCTTGCCGAAGGCGAAATCGACGTCAACCAGTTCCAGCACCTGCTGTTCCTCGCTGGTTACAACGAGGAGACCGGTGGAAACCTGGCTCCGTTCGCAGCAACCGCTGTTTACCCACTGGGTGTTTACTCCCAGAAGCACGAGTCAATTGAAACCATCACCGGTGGAAAGATCGCGATTCCAAACGACCCAACCAACCTCTCCCGCGCACTGCTGGTACTGCAGGATGCAGGCCTAGTTGAGCTCAAGGATGGCGGCACCGCGTTCTCGACCGAGCTGGATGTTCTGGATACTTCTAAGGTTGAAGTAGTTCCTGTTGAAGCTGCTCAGACCATCATCTCGCTGCCTGATGTTGAGGCAGCGGTTGTTAACAATGACTTCTTGGCTGACGCCGGCTTGGATGCGACCGACGCGATCTATGCTGACAAGGCTGACTCTGAGGGTGCTCGTCCGTACATCAACATCTGGGTTGCACGTGATGCTGACAAGGGGAACGCGAACTTCGCCAAGCTGGTTGAGGTTTACAAGAGCGATGCAGTCCAAGAAGGTGTTCTAGCAGCATCAGGTGGGACCGCAGAAATTGCAAACCAGAGTGGTGCTGAGCTTGAAGGCTTCCTCAAGGACATCCAGGAAGACATTAAGAACTCCAAGTAG
- a CDS encoding DUF222 domain-containing protein — translation MAPAFNDSHLYDRLDRSIQTLERLHANQARIAALIASQLQQCHAIAEDLGADHPWSSDKEIIYRSVAAEVGAANQIPDRTMEFQMMDAACLVEDFPNTHVALLEGKIQARHARAIQNAGARIKDPAMRTDYELEVLSHAPTTVGKLQAIAKRLAAAYDPHTIEERHKEAKKTCHVSVFQLEDGLAELSAVLPAAQAFAIKDRLDQYAYAANDAGVPIKDADNYGIDLVKDTGLSTSEKAHATRIRLAQLRAKFLADLLIAGEVVCGDSCPPNCGTQADGKRIPGTGCGGISNIQGRVMVTMPALNLLPSEQAARIRKEESLYRHAGLDGPAQLAGYGPVDNLTAQQIVGHSKTWLRLFIDPIKADLMQVDRYRPSQKQRSTLMARDMHCRFPGCTTAVFACDLDHTVDAALGGQTSNNNLEHLCRRHHTLKHQGNWNVNQTEQGNLEWISPLGKRYQEPPPSTGMFQPPIDRSKYPPPNPVPSYPDISTQPRAKTQPRAKTQARNKSQDPVKQHGTPAANVIDYSAEPPF, via the coding sequence ATGGCACCCGCATTCAATGATTCGCATCTGTATGACCGGTTGGACCGGTCAATCCAGACGTTGGAGCGCTTACATGCCAACCAAGCTCGAATCGCTGCGTTGATCGCTTCTCAGTTACAGCAGTGTCACGCTATCGCAGAGGATTTGGGGGCCGATCACCCCTGGTCCTCCGACAAAGAGATCATTTACCGCTCCGTTGCTGCCGAGGTAGGGGCAGCAAATCAGATCCCAGACCGGACCATGGAATTTCAGATGATGGATGCGGCCTGTCTGGTTGAAGATTTTCCCAATACTCACGTGGCCTTACTGGAAGGAAAAATCCAAGCCAGGCACGCCAGAGCGATCCAGAATGCCGGGGCTCGTATCAAAGACCCCGCCATGCGCACAGACTACGAACTTGAGGTTCTCTCGCACGCACCCACTACCGTTGGGAAACTTCAAGCCATCGCAAAGCGGCTTGCGGCCGCTTATGATCCCCACACGATCGAGGAGCGACACAAGGAAGCTAAGAAGACCTGCCACGTCAGCGTTTTTCAACTTGAGGACGGTCTAGCTGAACTCAGTGCGGTGCTCCCGGCAGCCCAGGCCTTCGCCATCAAGGATCGTTTAGATCAGTACGCCTATGCTGCAAACGACGCAGGAGTTCCCATCAAAGACGCTGATAACTACGGCATAGACCTCGTCAAAGATACCGGCCTCAGCACCTCCGAGAAAGCCCACGCAACTCGAATCCGCTTGGCCCAGCTCCGCGCCAAGTTTCTTGCCGACCTCCTCATAGCCGGCGAGGTAGTCTGCGGCGACTCGTGTCCACCCAACTGCGGGACACAGGCCGATGGCAAACGGATCCCCGGCACCGGGTGCGGTGGGATCAGCAATATTCAAGGGCGCGTCATGGTCACAATGCCAGCTCTTAATCTTTTGCCAAGTGAGCAAGCCGCCCGGATCCGCAAGGAAGAGTCGTTATACAGACATGCGGGGCTGGATGGCCCGGCTCAATTAGCCGGTTATGGCCCGGTTGATAATTTGACGGCGCAGCAGATCGTTGGGCACTCAAAAACCTGGTTGCGGTTATTCATCGACCCGATCAAGGCAGATCTTATGCAGGTGGACAGGTACCGGCCCAGTCAGAAACAACGATCGACGCTCATGGCACGCGACATGCACTGCCGATTCCCCGGTTGCACCACCGCCGTCTTCGCATGCGACCTAGACCATACTGTTGATGCAGCCCTTGGCGGACAGACCAGCAACAATAATCTTGAGCACCTCTGCCGCAGACACCACACCCTCAAACATCAAGGTAATTGGAACGTCAATCAAACCGAACAAGGAAATCTGGAGTGGATCAGTCCGCTCGGGAAAAGGTATCAAGAACCTCCACCGAGCACCGGTATGTTCCAGCCACCAATCGATCGTTCCAAGTATCCCCCACCAAATCCAGTTCCCAGCTATCCAGACATCAGCACACAGCCACGCGCTAAGACTCAGCCACGCGCTAAGACTCAAGCACGCAATAAGAGCCAGGATCCTGTCAAGCAGCATGGGACTCCGGCAGCCAACGTAATTGATTACTCAGCCGAGCCACCGTTTTAG
- a CDS encoding MFS transporter, with the protein MTAKSDQPNVHGRLSNFANRKLLIALFCAGFSTFAQLYAPQALLPQLTTAWGITFGQAGLVVSMGTIGLAIGVIPWVLVASRIGTVRAMRAAVVVGTVCTLLTSVAPGYEWVLALRFLTGLAVGAVPALALAHLNTRLPPNSAVKAAGVYIAGNSLGGLVGRIMAGAIASTLGWQLGLLMASGTAAVAALGFLMLIPNEKTGMQRSQTQPQTQSQTRAEAPSKLRWAQPFLANLRSPAQLKIFTQGFLIMGAFVTIYNYMGYRLQEDPFYLPPIITTAVFAVYLFGTFASIYATALVTRFGRSWVLSGTGILVGVGIVVTLLPYLAAQVGGLVLATMGFFAGQAIASGWASSGMPVTGLEATGAPEEPWELEDLEHSQVRQRLDAIRPPTAISSPQSTDNFPRSQAGALYTLAYYTGGSVMGWLGGELFEAFGWPGTVGLVALLAATSAGLALTMGGDGDRSQSNEACLEIGAVTASESSGYGSIRCTVRSPHQEKP; encoded by the coding sequence TTGACGGCCAAGTCAGACCAGCCAAATGTTCATGGAAGATTAAGCAATTTTGCTAATCGGAAACTACTGATCGCCTTATTCTGTGCGGGCTTTTCGACCTTTGCCCAGTTGTATGCGCCCCAAGCTTTGCTGCCGCAACTCACTACTGCTTGGGGTATTACCTTTGGGCAAGCAGGTCTAGTCGTATCAATGGGAACGATTGGGCTTGCAATTGGTGTGATCCCTTGGGTCTTGGTTGCTAGCCGTATTGGCACCGTACGGGCAATGCGGGCAGCGGTGGTTGTTGGAACAGTCTGCACACTGCTTACTTCTGTTGCCCCGGGATATGAGTGGGTGCTGGCGCTGCGTTTCTTGACGGGACTGGCGGTTGGCGCGGTGCCTGCTTTGGCGCTCGCTCACCTGAACACTCGGCTACCTCCGAACAGTGCGGTCAAAGCGGCGGGGGTATATATCGCGGGCAACTCATTGGGTGGTTTGGTTGGCCGGATCATGGCGGGGGCGATCGCCTCTACTCTTGGTTGGCAATTAGGGTTGCTTATGGCCTCGGGGACAGCGGCGGTGGCAGCCTTGGGGTTCTTGATGCTGATACCAAACGAGAAAACGGGCATGCAACGAAGCCAGACCCAGCCCCAGACCCAGAGCCAGACCCGTGCCGAAGCACCGTCCAAGCTACGCTGGGCCCAACCGTTTCTAGCCAACCTACGTAGCCCGGCTCAACTGAAAATATTTACGCAGGGATTCCTGATCATGGGTGCCTTTGTAACTATCTACAACTACATGGGCTATCGCCTCCAAGAAGATCCTTTCTACCTGCCACCGATAATAACTACGGCAGTATTTGCTGTTTACCTGTTTGGCACATTTGCGTCGATCTATGCCACAGCGTTGGTAACTCGGTTTGGCCGTTCGTGGGTATTGAGCGGAACTGGGATTCTTGTGGGAGTGGGGATCGTGGTGACCTTGCTGCCATACCTTGCTGCCCAAGTTGGTGGTCTAGTTTTGGCCACCATGGGATTCTTTGCTGGCCAGGCCATCGCATCGGGTTGGGCTAGCTCCGGAATGCCGGTTACTGGACTTGAGGCTACTGGGGCTCCCGAGGAACCTTGGGAGCTTGAGGACCTTGAGCACTCTCAGGTTCGTCAACGCCTCGATGCCATTCGCCCACCAACAGCGATCAGCTCGCCGCAATCTACTGACAACTTCCCGCGGTCCCAAGCTGGTGCCCTATATACCCTTGCCTATTACACGGGTGGAAGCGTCATGGGGTGGTTGGGTGGCGAGCTATTTGAAGCGTTTGGGTGGCCGGGCACCGTTGGCTTGGTCGCCCTGTTGGCCGCAACGAGTGCGGGACTTGCCCTGACTATGGGTGGGGACGGAGACCGATCGCAAAGCAATGAGGCCTGCCTAGAGATCGGTGCGGTCACGGCTAGCGAATCGAGTGGCTACGGAAGTATCCGGTGCACGGTGCGGTCTCCCCATCAAGAAAAACCCTAG
- a CDS encoding methionine ABC transporter permease: MGPAMVSAFGQTMYMVAITMIIGGFAGLVVGLGLYLSRPGNLFQSKILFNLLNILVNIVRPIPFIIFIAAVAPLTRIVVGTTLGATAGAFAMCFMATFAFARLVEQNLVSLDPGVIEAARAMGASRLRVIRTVIIPEALGPLILAYTFLFIGVVDMSAMVGAIGGGGLGDMAIRHGYNRLNWEITYVVVIIIIILVQLAQFLGNWLAKKALRR, from the coding sequence ATGGGTCCTGCGATGGTTAGCGCCTTTGGGCAGACCATGTACATGGTGGCAATCACCATGATCATTGGTGGTTTCGCCGGACTCGTGGTTGGCCTTGGCTTGTACCTGAGCCGCCCCGGCAACCTGTTCCAGAGCAAGATCTTGTTTAACCTGCTGAACATTTTGGTCAACATTGTGCGGCCAATTCCGTTCATTATTTTTATCGCTGCGGTTGCGCCATTGACACGCATCGTTGTGGGAACAACCCTGGGAGCTACAGCGGGAGCGTTTGCCATGTGTTTCATGGCCACGTTCGCGTTTGCGCGTCTGGTCGAGCAGAACCTCGTTTCACTAGACCCGGGGGTCATTGAGGCCGCGCGTGCGATGGGTGCCTCACGTCTGCGGGTCATCCGCACCGTGATTATCCCTGAGGCACTTGGCCCGCTGATCTTGGCCTACACCTTCTTGTTCATCGGTGTGGTGGACATGTCCGCGATGGTCGGCGCAATTGGTGGTGGCGGTCTTGGAGACATGGCCATTCGCCACGGCTACAACCGGTTGAACTGGGAGATCACCTACGTCGTTGTGATCATTATTATCATCCTGGTTCAGCTCGCGCAGTTCCTTGGTAACTGGCTCGCTAAGAAGGCGTTGCGCAGGTAA